Within Anopheles nili chromosome 3, idAnoNiliSN_F5_01, whole genome shotgun sequence, the genomic segment tttttcacattCCAAGCTCTCCATATCCTAATCGCAGCGGTCCTGAACGGTTAGTGGACGATGACTAGTAAACCCACAGGTGGACCGTAGGACTCCCTGGTATTTTCTTGGTGTTCCATTTCCTATTTAAGCTTTGAATTCCTGTTCATCAAATAATCGTcccgtaaaaaaaatatatattaacGCGACTATACTCTCTACGATCATTTCAATCTTCGATCGCTGCATTTACCAAGATCGTATTCGTACGTTAGTgtatttcattcgtttcggtTACCTTTACGAGTTGCTTTTTGAATAATGTCTTCACTCACGGCTTGAGGGCACTGAGTCTTTACTGTTTCATGCATTTGGTTTCGTTTATCATTTCATCTAGTTAACTATTTGCTACTGAGTGTGGTTAGTGGGCTGCATTTCGTTAATTATTCGTTACGTTAAATAGATtgtgggttttgttgttttacttcCTATTTTAGATTATAAGGTTTGCGACTGTGGTTGTATCGTCATAAAAGTTGATTTTATAATATCATCATTTATATCTCATTATATTGGTGAAAGTATCGCTAAACATTTCTCTGTTTCCTCCTCCGTTGTGGTGCcagattattttttaatcgattttgTGCACTCAACCGTAACCAACTATTTCAAAATCCATCACAACAATTTTCAACCGCCAAGCCGCCGCATTCGATTGCTTTCGACGCCAACTCGTCCTTTCACACAGTCCTTTATTGCGCGTTTCGATTCCTTCTCACTTTAGGCCTCCTCTTGACTGGAAGCTTCTCAACAAACTGCGGATGCTGCAAACGAATCAGTGTCTGGGTAACGGCTCTTCCTGCGACGAGAGTTTCGTATAGGACATGAATctaaacaaaatgaaatgaatcaCGCGACGGTTTCTGCCATGCTATCATGCCTTGTTATATATAGTTCCAGTACGTTCTGTATTTGCTACTACGAATTGGATTAATATATCGAATATCCAACGGCTGTGCCATTCTGAACACGCTATATGATTCAAACATTCAAACGCTCAACAGGTTAAAGTGGTAGGAAACATAAACACGAAACGCATAATCAGGTAGCATGCAGTGAAAGAGCCGGGAGGAGAGAAATAGATCCACATTCGACAGCACTATGTGACACTGATACCGCTTTCGTTTCATGTCTCTAACAATTCCAAATTTCCAACATCAACTTCCTTTAACAGAGCCATATTGATGCATACATTCGTAAAAAGTGCTCGCTTCCCATTCCTCATCCCAGCCATCATTCTCGAAACCCATCGTTTAACATGCCTTAGGAGTGTTTTACTGCTGCCAGCTTATTTAGGAGAACTCTACCGGTCATTCTTCGATGGCCACATATTTTCGCCTCCCTTTCGTGCGTTCGATAAAATGATATTCTTTACTCCTCCATCGTTATCGTTTTCTAACGTTGCATTCTATCATCTTTGGTCACTATTGCATTGGTACGATCCTGTTCGGGCATCGGAAGTGCAACGTTGCATTTTGCTCGTTGTTGGCTTCCACGATCCCAATGGCTTTCTTCCCTTATAAATCAGAATTCCTTCAGACGAATCATTCTACGTGCTGTTTCATTAAATCGATATATTTTGTGACTATTTCGATCAATCGATCTTCCTATCCGCATGGCCCTTGCACCCGATCTCGTGCCCGTTCGTTCCCCGATGCTTCTGCATACGTTTGTTCGTAAGAAATTGGTGTTGGTACTTGTTCTCTATTGTTACGTAAAATGCCACTCAAAAGAACGCTATCTTtcggaaccaaaaaaaaacaagatcaaATAGCTTCTTTTAAACCTCTTGGATGATGCGTAAAAAGGATCAATCCTCTTTTCTCGATCACAAACCCGCTCGCCGCCATTGATGGTTTGTTTGCCTCTCAAGGAGCTGCCTTTTGTTTGCGCCATAATTATCGTATAATTGACTATTTTACCTATTTCACGACagttgttttacttttatgtATACAGAAGAATGAAAATAGAAACTCTCAGACAACAAGAGATAGATAAAGCAAATATACAGGTTAGGTTAGGTAAAAAGAGATTCCATGCAATTTTTGCGAGCAACAGCGCGTTTTGTTCATTAttagcggaaaaaaaaccaacaaaaagaaCAGCCTTTCGAGAGTAGTGCAGTGGTTTCGTATTTTTATAAAAGTTAGCCGAATAAAACCGATCCGTCGATAGAGACGTTGCTGTAGGGTTTCCTATATCCAATCGTGTCCTTCGGTTGCCTTCCGCTTCCAACCGTGTACCGTGAAGGTGTGCTGTACTTGAAGTGTGTCCCTGTACTCGATGATATTGACCTAACCTATTGTTGTCGTCCTTAATTTTACTCGCTAATCGTACATATGTCGCTTCAGGGCTGCAACGTGCAGTAGCAGTAGCTCCAATGATTCCCTGCTTGTGCAAATTAGATTTTGTTCCTTTGCGACCGAATTGCGACCataaattgtttaaattaCGTGAGTTTTAGcattacgttttgtttttgattttgttctaAGAAGAGTTCCAAAAGAGCACTATTTATGTGTTCATAATGCTGGCTGACTTACGATACACTATCTAAACGTAAAAATCCCTCATGGCCAGGGTCATGGTTCCCTTCGGTACAGATCGTGGGTAGCTTTATGCCGAGGAACATCTAATGAAAGCAATATCATTTAGGTATCGAAACTAAATCAGTCTCAATTTTCGCATATACGAGTGTGTGTTCCTCAAGTTAGAAGTGTAAAGTTAGGAAaaccttttttctcttcatggGATTGCTGGTTTTCGCTGTGGCGATATTTCCTAAAGTTTGATTCCGTTAccatgttttgtgttgttattttctctCGGTTTGATTTGTGTTGCTACATTTCATGATTTTGGCTCGTCCAGACCAGGGCTGCATTTTCCTTCACGACGCTGCTTTTAAGAGTAAGTGTTGTAGTTTTGATTGTGAGTTGATTTCCACTCACCTAACTGGTCCATTTATTATATAAAAAGGAGCTACTAGCACTACTGCAGTAAAACAGATGCCCTTTGTATGGCTTTCCAATCGAAGTGaggcacaaaaatgcatacaGAACACAATCGTTCAATCATTAATTCTATCGTCGTTTCGGATTTGGCTGTCAGTAGTGATGTTTTGTATttgaaattgataaaaaaggtaaattaaattaaaaacggAACTTTTATCTGTCCACTCCCTAGCAAAGGCAGTGAAAAGTGCTTTGGAGTTGCTATGTTTCAAACAACTTGCGTGATTGGAGCGATTTGCTTGAAGACGTACTTTCTCCAACATCGCATCTTCTTATTTTGTCTTACATTCAATGCTTTTGAAATCCGTTGCTCTTTGCTATTTTATCGTATCTTTCGCCTACTCGTTTTCAAGTTTTACTAAAGTTACACCAAATGAGTTACATTCTGATTGTATAGCTAAATAACGTCACAGCAAACACATGAGTGTActtattaaaaaatttatcatttgCTGTCGATTGTTTCGCCCCAGCGCTTATGTTAaatttcgtgtttttcttttaatattaTGAATATGCTCCAGCACAGTTCATTTGTCATTGTTTCGGTAAAATTTGGCTTGTTTTCGAACAATAGTTACTTCTCACACGCGACACTCTACTCTACAGTAAACGGGGCTGCTTGCTCTTGTTTGTACCCGGTTTTTTGGTAAAAAGAAAAGTCACGTTTGGTACCTCTTTTGATTTCTCAACAGCTATAACGTCTGCATCACTTTAATCTCGATATTTGATTTTTCGCCCCAAAAAACGAAGTGCTTAAATCTGCATCCTTAAAGACGTTCTAGCCCCTTTCAGACGTTCGGGTTTGCCCGTAATGGTTGCCAACATCGAGCGGCTAGCTGAAGTACTTCAACCCAGCCACCAGCAGGAACTTCTCGATGAACAGTTCAGAGTCAAGCACTGCGATGTGAGCCGCTCGACCGATCAGTGCGTTTGCCGTGTGAGGCAAAGCATGATGCACATCAAATCGGGCCAACGTTAGATCCTGTCGAGCCAGCATCGGGGCGATGATGTTGTGTACCATTTCCCTGTAAAAAATCGAGCCAAAGTGAGGATGTTAGAAGGGTCCTTTTCTAATAGAAGTACAACGTTTCCACGCTCACCGGTACACGATCCCGAGGTTGGACTGATCCCGTACGGCTGACTTGCATAATTCGAGTCGGGCTGAGTGCGGTGGAACGTATCGATCCTGGGACGATCCACACAACAGCACGTTCTTGAAGTGATGCAGAGTGCTTCGTTGACTCAACCTGTACAAGAAGCTCTGACGCGGATCGGGCGCATCTCGCAGGCACAGCTGCAACAACGAACCTgactttttccacttttgcATGAACCACATTCCTGCggcaaatgaatgaaaaccaATTCATAAGTCATTTttccgtggggtggaaaacacgaaacCTTAGAAAGCTGCTTACCCATGTTAACCAGTCCACTCGAGTTGTACAGCGTTCCCAGGTGTGGTCCGGACAGCGACAGAAACGTGTGCAATCGAGACAGAAGTGGCCGCATTTGGGGCCGTGCCAGTGCCGACCGGACGATGATGGTTCCGAGGGAATGTGCCACGAACGAGATGCGACAGGGGTTGAGCTGATATGTTTCGATGTGGTACAACACCTCGGCCACCAACCGATCCGTCATGGTGTCGAAATCGGAAAACGTATCACCCTGGTTGCGTTCCGACATCAGGAACTCCAGGTGTGCACCTGGCAGACCGAGCTCGAGGTAAGTCCGCACAAGCCGCAAGTCGGCCGAGTTGCCGTCTAGACCGTGCACACAGATCACCAGATGTAATCCGGCCGGTGAAAATGCCCGGAACTCGTCAGCGATGTGAAAGTACGGCATCTCGGACGCCATCTTCTGGAAATCGGAGTAGATCGAACCGGAGTAGTTAATCTGCTTGCGAAACTCCTCGCGGCACTTCTCGAATTCGAGCAGCAACATCGGTGGATCAACACGCTTCCGATCGGGGCTTTCATCTGGATGTGGTTCCGGTTGATCGAGGGCTTTGCGTCGCATTGAACCCGATCCGATCGGGTCCCCAGCTGGTGTGGGTTGTGATTCTCGTACGGAAGTTTTTCGCTCCACGGCTGACGTTGAAGATCCGTACGCCATTTTGCCATTGGGTGCCGGTGTTGCTGGTACTGTTGCGGAGGTTGTTGATGTTGCCGTTGGTACCATCGTCGGTTGCTGCTGAAGCTGAGCTGCCACGGATACGTTGCAAACGCTCGTGACGTTCGCGTTGTTGAGTGTTTCCGCGCATTTTGCGATGGCAGCCAGTTCATTCGAGCTTTGGGACTTCATGACGGGCCGAGGAGTTTTGACCACCTCGTAGATGTGGTACAGCGGGTTGTCGATCGCTTGTACTTCACATTTGGGTTTTGCTATTACTGGTTGATTGACGTTTCCACCCATACAGGACGTTCCGTTGATTGGTTTGCTGTAATGATGGTGCTGCATCAGTGTTTGGGGTGTAGCGTAGTGttgcggttgttgttgttgttgttgttgcggtgCTGTGATGATCTGGGGTTGAAAGATGACCGACAGTGGAGTCATCGCAACAGGTGGGTGACTTTTCGGCAGAGTGGCGTAGTACTGCACCTGTTGACGCTGAGTTTGTTGCTGTACCGGtgcctgttgttgctgcatcatctgttgttgctgttgttgttgttgttggtgctgctgctgctgttgttgttggtgctgttgttgttgttgttgttggtgctgttgttgatcTTCCTTTGAAGCCTTCTGACGCTGTTCAGGTGGAGGAATGCTAAGTGGCCCCAATGCAGCTGCAGAATCccgggtttcggttttcgcactttttccacccttttccCTTGTTTTCGTCACATCCTCAATGAACGAAGGAGGATCCCGAAACTCATCAGGAGGTGGCGGAACATCACGGAACTGCTGCGGTGGCAACAACCGAAGGTCATCAAACACGTAATCCGAAATATGCGCCAGATCAAAGTCGGACTTTGACTTCTCCTTCTTCGTGCGTCTCGGTGGTCTTATGTCAGCCGCACTAATAACGCGATCAGCATCAACCGGACCTTCAGGAGCACGCTTTCCGCTCACCATACCATAAGGACCAGTCGTCGCAGCTCTAGCTCGCGTATCATTCCACTCCTTCTCGAGGTTGTTCCAGTTCTCCGTTTGCACTGAGGCACCACGAGGCACATCTCCTGGGCCCGACTTCGATTTCATCGAGCTCTGGTTGCTCCGTGCGAAGAACTCCGTCGTCGAGGAGGGTGTGCTGTTCTTCCGATCCAGCACCGGACGTGGTTGCTCACTCAGCAGCTTTAACAAGCGCTTACGCAGTTGTTCACCATTCACCACACGCTGATCATTGCGCAATGTGTCCGGGCTGGATGGTCCGGTACTACGTCGACTCGAGACCCATCCAGATTGTTCGCTCAGTGATGAAGTCGACTCACTGCTCGAATGGCGACGTCGCAATCGGAACGCACCCCCAACCGGTGCCGGGGGAGAATCACACGCAAAGGCGGCCGGAGGTGGTGCTAAATTTGGTAGACTCTCACTAAAGCCTCCTGTACCTGTTCCAGCTCCAGGCACAACACCAGCAGTCCGGACCGGTTCTAGCTCGAGGTTTTCCAGCTGAAACGGCACACTAGCGGAGGACAACAGTCGGCGTTGTTTGGTGCGCGTTCGTGGCGTCATTTCAGGGCTGGTTCCAGAACTACTCGAATCTCTACCGATGTTAGCCGACGCACTACCGGTGGTACCACTTCCGAGCTTGTGTGTACTTCCGTTGGACGTACTGCGTCGTTGTGGGCCATGACCAACAAGCTGCTTGAAGTCAGACACACGAATCCGAGCGaattccaccgatcggtgtgGCAAAGTAGCACTGTTAACACCTCCAATCGACAGTGATTGACCTCCGACGTGAGCTAACTGACGCAGTTGTTGCGAAGAGTTGCTGCGTGGAATCGTGTTCGAAGCCGACTTCGTCGGGAGTGATGTTGAGCtcgattgttgttgctgttgatattgctgctgctgctgttgttgttgctgctgtagttgctttttgctgcgaaccggtggaaaagagCTCCGAGGTGCTCCAAGACTAGCGCCTTTGGGTAGAGAGTTGTAGTACGTACCACCGGTCGCAGGATCGATGGCAAGTGTCGGCTCCTGCGAGTGTTGCTGAGGAGCACGAGATccgtgctgttgttgcttcaaCTCATGCCGATAATCTCCGATCGGTTTGGCGTACCCGTTTAACAACGCCGACATACCGAGGGCGACATCCTGCTGCAAATCGTACGTAGGGTTGTGCGTTGCCGTGCCACCAGCGTGCAGCATTTTTCGTGGATCACCCGGGTTTTTGTACTTCTCCCGGAACTCGTTGATGTTTTTCAGCAGGTCCTCCGCTTGGacggggtttttgggtttcgATTTGGGCAGCGTTTGCAGCAGCGCGACTCCTCCAACTGCTGACAGCTGATGCAGTTGTTGTgacagctgctgttgctgctgttgttggtacGATATCGATTGGCGGTGTTGCATAGGCGCACCGGTTAGTTGTGGAGGTTGTTGCGATGGTTGTTGCCCATACCCGTTATAGTTGGCACCACCAGCTGTTCCGTGGACGTGTTGTCGCGGCAAAGAAGCAGATCCGATCGGTTGTATTTCGAGCTGATCGAGCGATTTACTGTGCCGTGTCGGAAGAGTCCCTCCGGCGAGTCCACCACTCGTTGGGCCAGTCGTGTAGACACCCTTAAACTGCTGATCCCAAGGACAACTGTCGGTCATTGGGGCCGGTTCCAACAACGTCGAAACGGAATGTCGAGAGAGCGCTTTTGGACACAGTCCGTTCTGTGAGGCAGCCGCTGCAGGTGTAATGGTGAGGCTCGCTTGAAGGATATCACCGCCAAGGGC encodes:
- the LOC128725345 gene encoding uncharacterized protein LOC128725345, which gives rise to MADLQATVEFAVELYKFYNVDLFQRGLYQVRCSLRVSPRLPVQVETCLPDAATAGIPSVQSVLSQNGGGGTASNVTSTGSTNNGGTANGSVGAGSTTSGIASGPGTGSGSLPSSNTGSVGGGGGLPAIGTSTGNGPSTGSQSSTGRPEVGPCLSSAASSGILAGGGSMSSMPSSSSMPTPSSAATAPSLGAAGVPGMGVCTNGTNGGGGSSGNSPTASSDSRSGATIIDDTGASRVFQILYRNEEVSLRDVIMFRAHLLVDSRHLKESIERAEFSLNLELWFGEQTTGNVLTLASTRTLQLNFHPGRGLHYHLPVLFDYFHLAAVSVGIHASLVALHQPYINAPKSTKPWMGSSKLNCRGGNSPGPLEAIFFGPQVGSGAKCGGGSAGRLLHARNVHKEICALLLGALESLRLSLQEFCTVLPHQWTALTGSTPLSNLDTEQRLRKLSDLAKLLDTEDDLAARANSDIAQLCAECILYWRRVLSAATQPAVHGLLAKKHHTLRVRRFAEGFFVIDNPRHLASGCYDSNYQNYVSICELARRSRYLSSLPPLPVHCTPLDGDANSLPLIFEDRYTDAHEYGKRRSGSEPHLNGSHGAAGLSLTGPGPGGQSTLVKQQKQHHHPNKIAPIVSNTGKECSCGIATCYIEPVPKICGSYMGIMTPRYALGGDILQASLTITPAAAASQNGLCPKALSRHSVSTLLEPAPMTDSCPWDQQFKGVYTTGPTSGGLAGGTLPTRHSKSLDQLEIQPIGSASLPRQHVHGTAGGANYNGYGQQPSQQPPQLTGAPMQHRQSISYQQQQQQQLSQQLHQLSAVGGVALLQTLPKSKPKNPVQAEDLLKNINEFREKYKNPGDPRKMLHAGGTATHNPTYDLQQDVALGMSALLNGYAKPIGDYRHELKQQQHGSRAPQQHSQEPTLAIDPATGGTYYNSLPKGASLGAPRSSFPPVRSKKQLQQQQQQQQQQYQQQQQSSSTSLPTKSASNTIPRSNSSQQLRQLAHVGGQSLSIGGVNSATLPHRSVEFARIRVSDFKQLVGHGPQRRSTSNGSTHKLGSGTTGSASANIGRDSSSSGTSPEMTPRTRTKQRRLLSSASVPFQLENLELEPVRTAGVVPGAGTGTGGFSESLPNLAPPPAAFACDSPPAPVGGAFRLRRRHSSSESTSSLSEQSGWVSSRRSTGPSSPDTLRNDQRVVNGEQLRKRLLKLLSEQPRPVLDRKNSTPSSTTEFFARSNQSSMKSKSGPGDVPRGASVQTENWNNLEKEWNDTRARAATTGPYGMVSGKRAPEGPVDADRVISAADIRPPRRTKKEKSKSDFDLAHISDYVFDDLRLLPPQQFRDVPPPPDEFRDPPSFIEDVTKTREKGGKSAKTETRDSAAALGPLSIPPPEQRQKASKEDQQQHQQQQQQQHQQQQQQQHQQQQQQQQQMMQQQQAPVQQQTQRQQVQYYATLPKSHPPVAMTPLSVIFQPQIITAPQQQQQQQPQHYATPQTLMQHHHYSKPINGTSCMGGNVNQPVIAKPKCEVQAIDNPLYHIYEVVKTPRPVMKSQSSNELAAIAKCAETLNNANVTSVCNVSVAAQLQQQPTMVPTATSTTSATVPATPAPNGKMAYGSSTSAVERKTSVRESQPTPAGDPIGSGSMRRKALDQPEPHPDESPDRKRVDPPMLLLEFEKCREEFRKQINYSGSIYSDFQKMASEMPYFHIADEFRAFSPAGLHLVICVHGLDGNSADLRLVRTYLELGLPGAHLEFLMSERNQGDTFSDFDTMTDRLVAEVLYHIETYQLNPCRISFVAHSLGTIIVRSALARPQMRPLLSRLHTFLSLSGPHLGTLYNSSGLVNMGMWFMQKWKKSGSLLQLCLRDAPDPRQSFLYRLSQRSTLHHFKNVLLCGSSQDRYVPPHSARLELCKSAVRDQSNLGIVYREMVHNIIAPMLARQDLTLARFDVHHALPHTANALIGRAAHIAVLDSELFIEKFLLVAGLKYFS